A part of Acropora palmata chromosome 8, jaAcrPala1.3, whole genome shotgun sequence genomic DNA contains:
- the LOC141889704 gene encoding lactadherin-like, producing MGYKPNTIYTENTFRPMPCRNKLDCGKQMICSSSLICEECRIQPLGMENREILNEAVKASSSWGSGYEPWQARLNNIQKSGSSGSWSTRQNAIGQYLQIDLGKERVVNEIATQGRPSSDQWVTSYKLLFSSEEANWNEYQNNGVVKVFTANSDGGTIVSHKLSPRISTRYVRFSALSWHNHISMRVELYGCSNEP from the exons ATGGGATATAAGCCGAATACCATTTACACGGAGAACACTTTTCGACCCATGCCTTGCAGAAACAAGCTCGATTGTGGCAAGCAAATGATTTGCTCGTCATCTCTGATCTGTGAAG AATGCCGTATTCAGCCCCTTGGAATGGAAAATAGAGAGATACTAAACGAAGCGGTGAAAGCGTCTTCCTCATGGGGATCAGGATACGAACCATGGCAGGCCCGTCTCAACAATATCCAAAAAAGTGGAAGTTCCGGTTCCTGGTCCACACGCCAAAACGCTATTGGACAGTACTTGCAAATTGACCTGGGAAAGGAAAGGGTGGTGAACGAAATAGCCACGCAGGGGCGGCCTTCAAGTGATCAGTGGGTGACATCATATAAACTTCTGTTCAGCTCAGAGGAAGCAAACTGGAATGAATATCAGAATAACGGTGTTGTGAAG GTCTTTACGGCAAACTCGGATGGTGGAACAATCGTCTCACACAAGTTGTCGCCCAGAATTTCCACGAGATATGTTCGCTTTTCGGCGTTGTCATGGCACAACCACATCTCCATGAGAGTTGAGCTGTATGGCTGTTCTAACGAGCCATGA